A genomic segment from Candidatus Paceibacterota bacterium encodes:
- a CDS encoding alpha-L-rhamnosidase N-terminal domain-containing protein, protein MRFPLSSRILLVPMFGALVCVTAAEFDRADWIAPPPGTATNFASLLFRKEFVLDRPPRRASLRIVGLGDFDARVNGRRLADTGMNQPWSQYEKTLYYREFDLSELLAKGTNCLGVMLGNSFWHNPDPPQGRYNKHGPQRKAEEPFLLRAEIRIESSRGAPTVIGTDQTWRAANGPLTFSHIFAGEDFDARAQQPGWDRPGFDDGAWQPVRRVGAPSGSLEPLIGPGIKAFAPDRPVAIKQPAPGVVLYSFPRNTAAQLRVELSGGKAGDRVQFRCGEHKNAQDRLFGSYIVGCEIVTDGHPLAHQWTFFYLGMQFVEVTGAVPPGEPNPQGLPVIRRLELVPVRAGLTDTGSFHCSSDLYNRTHDLIDSAMRANMSWVMTDCPHREKLGWLECAYLLQPSFLYRSWGREWFAKIARDVRDAQEPSGRVLTVAPSYPAGRFPGAFNWTVEWGAAAVLVPWQHYQWFGGREILSENCDLMRRFTDYIGREAKDGIAPGGLGDWYDYGHGQPPGPSRFTPTELSATATWGLCADAVARAAEVLGRADDAKAYRELHGRIAAEFQRRYQDPATRKLRHNGSPQCANAMALCAGIVPPADRALLVEDIIADLEKRGWQQTPGDVGHVYFIRALAEAGRSDVLHRVYSRTGTGSYGGILAKDLTSLPETWDAMMDGYQSLNHCMLGHVMEWFYGYVGGIRQATNSVGWREILIAPCPGSLTSAQVSVVTPAGRVASHWRKDGTTFRLETVIPQDVKATAILPSGARKKLRGGKQTLQERWLPSPAPSPLGEP, encoded by the coding sequence ATGCGCTTCCCACTCTCATCGCGGATACTGCTTGTGCCGATGTTCGGCGCGCTGGTTTGTGTTACCGCAGCGGAATTCGATCGTGCAGACTGGATCGCGCCGCCGCCGGGCACCGCCACCAACTTCGCCTCCTTGCTGTTCCGCAAGGAGTTTGTCCTCGACCGCCCGCCGCGGCGCGCTTCCTTGCGCATCGTCGGCCTCGGGGACTTCGATGCCCGCGTGAATGGCCGGCGGCTCGCCGACACCGGCATGAACCAGCCCTGGTCTCAATACGAGAAGACCCTCTATTATCGCGAATTCGACCTCTCCGAACTGCTGGCCAAGGGCACCAACTGCCTGGGCGTCATGCTCGGCAATTCCTTTTGGCACAACCCCGACCCGCCCCAGGGCCGCTATAACAAACACGGCCCTCAGCGCAAAGCCGAAGAGCCCTTCCTCCTCCGCGCCGAGATTCGCATCGAATCCTCCCGCGGCGCGCCCACGGTCATCGGCACAGACCAGACCTGGCGCGCTGCCAACGGGCCGCTCACGTTCTCCCACATCTTCGCCGGCGAGGACTTCGACGCGCGCGCACAGCAGCCGGGCTGGGACCGCCCCGGCTTTGACGACGGCGCCTGGCAGCCCGTTCGCCGGGTCGGCGCTCCCTCGGGCAGCTTGGAGCCACTGATCGGGCCGGGCATCAAGGCGTTCGCGCCCGACAGGCCCGTCGCCATAAAACAACCCGCTCCCGGCGTTGTCCTTTACAGCTTCCCCCGCAATACCGCCGCGCAGTTGCGCGTGGAGCTCTCCGGGGGCAAGGCGGGCGACCGCGTCCAGTTCCGCTGCGGCGAGCACAAGAATGCCCAGGACCGACTCTTCGGCAGCTACATCGTGGGATGCGAGATTGTCACCGACGGCCACCCGCTGGCGCACCAGTGGACGTTCTTCTACCTCGGCATGCAGTTCGTCGAAGTCACCGGCGCCGTGCCGCCGGGCGAACCTAACCCCCAAGGCCTCCCGGTCATCCGACGCCTCGAACTGGTGCCCGTGCGCGCCGGTTTGACCGACACTGGCAGCTTCCACTGCTCCAGCGATCTCTACAATCGCACCCATGACCTCATAGACTCCGCCATGCGCGCCAACATGAGCTGGGTCATGACCGACTGCCCCCACCGCGAGAAGCTCGGCTGGCTCGAATGCGCCTACCTGCTCCAGCCCAGCTTTCTCTACCGCTCGTGGGGCCGGGAATGGTTCGCCAAGATCGCTCGCGACGTTCGCGACGCGCAGGAGCCGAGCGGCCGGGTGCTGACCGTCGCCCCGAGCTATCCCGCCGGGCGATTTCCCGGCGCCTTCAACTGGACCGTCGAATGGGGCGCGGCGGCGGTGCTGGTGCCCTGGCAACACTACCAGTGGTTCGGAGGCCGGGAGATTCTCTCGGAGAATTGCGATCTTATGCGCCGTTTCACCGACTACATCGGGCGTGAGGCCAAAGACGGCATCGCCCCCGGCGGCCTCGGCGACTGGTACGACTATGGCCATGGCCAGCCCCCCGGCCCCTCGCGCTTCACCCCCACCGAACTCTCCGCCACCGCCACCTGGGGCCTCTGCGCCGACGCCGTGGCCCGCGCCGCCGAAGTCCTCGGGCGCGCCGATGACGCCAAGGCCTACCGCGAACTGCACGGCCGCATCGCCGCCGAATTCCAGCGCCGCTATCAGGACCCGGCCACGCGCAAGCTGCGCCACAACGGCAGCCCCCAATGCGCCAACGCCATGGCCCTCTGCGCCGGAATCGTCCCGCCCGCGGACCGCGCCCTGCTGGTCGAGGACATCATCGCCGACCTGGAAAAGCGTGGCTGGCAGCAGACGCCCGGCGACGTGGGGCATGTCTATTTCATCCGCGCGCTGGCCGAGGCCGGGCGTTCGGACGTTCTGCATCGCGTCTATTCCCGCACCGGCACCGGCAGTTACGGCGGCATTCTCGCCAAGGACCTCACCTCCCTCCCGGAAACCTGGGACGCCATGATGGACGGCTACCAATCCCTGAACCACTGCATGTTGGGCCATGTCATGGAGTGGTTCTACGGCTACGTCGGCGGCATTCGGCAGGCGACCAACAGCGTCGGCTGGCGCGAAATCCTCATCGCCCCTTGCCCGGGCTCCCTCACCAGCGCCCAGGTCAGCGTCGTCACCCCCGCCGGCCGCGTCGCCAGCCATTGGCGCAAAGACGGCACGACCTTTCGCCTCGAAACCGTGATCCCCCAAGACGTGAAAGCCACCGCCATCCTGCCTTCCGGTGCCCGCAAGAAACTGCGCGGCGGCAAGCAAACCCTTCAGGAGCGATGGCTCCCGAGCCCTGCCCCCTCGCCACTGGGCGAACCGTAA
- a CDS encoding prepilin-type N-terminal cleavage/methylation domain-containing protein, which yields MRVLSCRAKEHQPLAQGFTLAEVVVAIAIATLAFGGVILGYVLTADRAEWSAYSLAAQSLAMQGVEQARGAKWDPKSWPSVDELGVTNYTQVEILDVPVSGQPVQATNYIRVTTVVQDPPLRELRADCVWSLRNGVRSRGPFTNTVVTLRTADQ from the coding sequence ATGAGAGTACTCAGTTGCCGGGCCAAGGAGCACCAGCCCCTGGCTCAGGGCTTTACACTTGCGGAGGTCGTTGTCGCCATTGCGATCGCCACCTTAGCCTTCGGCGGAGTGATCCTTGGTTACGTGCTCACTGCCGACCGCGCTGAATGGAGCGCCTACTCCCTCGCTGCCCAATCCCTGGCCATGCAGGGCGTCGAGCAGGCCCGCGGGGCCAAGTGGGACCCCAAATCCTGGCCCAGCGTGGACGAACTGGGAGTCACAAATTATACGCAGGTGGAGATTCTCGATGTGCCTGTATCGGGCCAGCCGGTGCAGGCGACCAATTATATTCGCGTGACCACCGTCGTCCAGGACCCACCCCTGAGGGAACTCCGCGCCGACTGCGTCTGGAGCCTCCGCAACGGGGTGAGAAGCCGCGGCCCGTTCACCAACACTGTCGTTACCCTCCGCACCGCCGACCAATGA
- a CDS encoding glycoside hydrolase family 99-like domain-containing protein: MAKHGIYLLPALTWMLMMVPPSHAAPSTPAITVAAYYYPCTHPDPRWDKAKYPGFTEWDLIRKAKPRFPGHKQPRVPMWGYTDESDPKVMAHKIAAAADYGVNAFVFDWYYYDDGPYLEGALDRGFLQATNNARLKFGLMWANHDWFDIQGYNPAEPCKLLYPGKVTPATWDKITDLVIARYFKHPSYWKFDGKPYFSIYEMSLFLESFGSVEASRAALGRFRQKARAAGLPGLHINAVLWGRPNLPGGKTPADWPRLCTDLALDSLTGYTWVHHGALNYSTFPISDYVQGRDVYLTFYASAVTNYPVPYFPNTTINWDNSPRAHPDAKWDKPAAHVVNPVMVGNTPAAFREASRIIRQRLLAAPTNPKVITVNAWNEWPEGSTLEPEQEHGYGYLEAIKAVFGIRQ, encoded by the coding sequence ATGGCGAAGCACGGAATATACCTCCTCCCGGCTCTTACGTGGATGCTGATGATGGTTCCGCCGAGCCACGCTGCGCCCTCAACTCCTGCAATCACCGTCGCCGCCTACTACTATCCCTGCACGCACCCGGACCCGCGGTGGGACAAGGCGAAGTATCCCGGGTTCACCGAGTGGGACCTCATCCGCAAAGCCAAGCCCCGGTTCCCCGGCCATAAGCAGCCCCGGGTCCCGATGTGGGGTTACACGGACGAGTCCGACCCGAAGGTCATGGCCCACAAGATCGCTGCCGCGGCCGACTACGGCGTGAACGCCTTCGTCTTCGACTGGTATTACTACGACGACGGCCCGTACCTCGAAGGCGCCCTGGACCGCGGCTTTCTCCAGGCCACCAACAACGCCCGGCTCAAGTTCGGCCTCATGTGGGCCAACCACGACTGGTTCGACATCCAGGGCTACAATCCCGCCGAACCTTGCAAGCTGCTTTACCCCGGCAAGGTCACCCCGGCCACCTGGGACAAGATCACCGACCTCGTCATCGCGCGCTACTTCAAGCACCCGAGCTACTGGAAGTTTGACGGCAAACCCTACTTCTCGATCTACGAGATGAGCCTGTTCCTGGAGAGCTTCGGGTCGGTGGAGGCGTCACGGGCCGCGCTGGGTCGCTTTCGCCAGAAAGCCCGCGCGGCGGGACTGCCTGGCTTGCACATCAATGCCGTCCTCTGGGGCCGGCCGAACCTCCCTGGCGGCAAGACACCTGCCGACTGGCCCAGGCTCTGCACTGATCTCGCCCTCGACAGCCTGACCGGCTACACTTGGGTCCATCACGGCGCGCTCAACTACAGCACCTTCCCCATCTCCGATTACGTCCAGGGCCGTGACGTCTATCTCACGTTCTACGCCAGCGCGGTCACCAACTACCCGGTGCCCTACTTCCCGAACACGACCATCAACTGGGACAACTCGCCCCGCGCCCACCCCGACGCGAAGTGGGATAAGCCCGCCGCCCACGTCGTCAATCCGGTTATGGTCGGCAACACGCCCGCCGCCTTCCGCGAAGCCAGCCGGATCATCAGGCAGCGCCTGCTGGCTGCCCCGACCAACCCCAAGGTCATCACTGTCAACGCGTGGAACGAATGGCCCGAGGGCAGCACCCTTGAACCCGAACAGGAACACGGCTACGGCTACCTCGAAGCCATCAAGGCCGTATTCGGAATCCGGCAATGA